A single window of Xylocopilactobacillus apicola DNA harbors:
- a CDS encoding CBO2463/CBO2479 domain-containing protein encodes MAEENIGFDELKYASTETVWQGVIIELTDASVVIDLKGRMGRLEVPKRMVITEYEMRIGQEVAFLMSYPEVIQEAPNEKYVNALAAYHQRMREVQEKTKQRNLLKEGSTHNESQEV; translated from the coding sequence TTGGCCGAAGAAAATATTGGCTTTGATGAACTTAAATACGCATCAACTGAAACTGTTTGGCAGGGTGTCATCATTGAGTTGACTGATGCTAGTGTTGTAATTGACCTCAAGGGCCGGATGGGACGACTTGAAGTTCCTAAACGCATGGTTATTACCGAATACGAAATGCGCATCGGACAAGAAGTTGCTTTCTTAATGTCTTATCCTGAAGTCATACAAGAAGCTCCAAATGAAAAATACGTTAATGCATTAGCCGCTTATCATCAGAGGATGCGAGAAGTTCAAGAAAAAACCAAACAAAGAAATTTATTAAAGGAAGGGAGTACTCACAATGAGTCTCAAGAAG
- the prdA gene encoding D-proline reductase (dithiol) proprotein PrdA — translation MSITPEMAKEHSADPAVLCCRRDSGKVLEAADFEDPTLFDDYVSSGLLTIPEDVLSIGQALGGTLKKTTDALVPLTPDSVDQVQETKTEAKPETAAPIAAAPSPAPVAPGITKDGNTLHLSIAEGKGIDLQIPLSALQNVLPDAPTDPNKPAQKTTESPDVAPTEDKSEQVEATVVRKLVKDYYPIEKVTFGDKTEIKGKTLQLRSAEDLCKEAVETQDIVKDMSMEIITPDKYHEFSNTIMDVQPIATKQEGEIGEGVTRVLDGVVMVLTGTDENGVQIGEFGSSEGPMDENIMWGRPGAVDKGDIMIKLNITVAAGTNRERKGPLSAHLATDTITEEIREALKEADAGLVDHSEEFVQKRHPSQKRVLIVKEIMGQGAMHDNLIMPVEPAGTLGAKPNVDLGNVPVVLAPTELLDGGIHALTCIGPASKETTRHYWREPLVEEAMHNEDIDLVGVALVGSPQENTQKSYVSKRLGMMVEAMNLDGAIITTEGFGNNHIDFGFHHEEIGKRGVAVVGVTFSAVQGQLVTGNKYMDAMVDNNKSRQGIENEVLSNNTLCPEEAVRALAMLETKMAGGTIKKPERQWNPNVKQNNIEVIEKQTGQKIHLVQNEQSLPMSKKRREIYEKAEG, via the coding sequence ATGTCTATTACACCAGAAATGGCGAAGGAGCATTCTGCTGACCCAGCCGTTCTCTGTTGTCGTCGAGATAGTGGCAAAGTTCTAGAAGCCGCTGATTTTGAAGATCCGACTTTATTTGATGATTACGTCAGTTCAGGATTGTTAACTATTCCTGAGGACGTGCTCAGTATTGGTCAAGCTTTGGGAGGGACCTTAAAGAAAACAACAGATGCTTTAGTTCCCTTAACTCCTGATTCAGTTGATCAGGTCCAAGAAACAAAAACTGAAGCTAAACCAGAGACTGCTGCACCTATTGCTGCGGCTCCAAGTCCAGCACCAGTTGCTCCTGGTATAACTAAAGATGGTAATACTTTGCATCTTTCAATTGCTGAAGGTAAGGGGATTGATTTGCAGATTCCTTTAAGTGCGTTACAAAATGTCTTACCAGATGCACCAACGGATCCTAACAAACCAGCTCAAAAGACAACAGAAAGTCCAGATGTTGCTCCTACAGAGGATAAATCTGAACAAGTTGAAGCAACGGTAGTCCGCAAATTGGTTAAGGACTACTATCCAATCGAAAAAGTTACCTTTGGTGATAAAACAGAGATCAAAGGAAAAACTCTTCAATTGCGCAGTGCTGAGGATTTATGCAAAGAAGCGGTTGAAACTCAAGATATTGTTAAAGATATGAGTATGGAGATTATTACACCAGATAAATATCATGAATTTAGCAATACTATTATGGATGTCCAGCCAATTGCAACCAAGCAAGAAGGTGAGATCGGTGAAGGTGTCACTCGTGTCTTAGATGGCGTCGTAATGGTTTTAACCGGAACTGACGAAAACGGAGTCCAAATCGGTGAATTTGGTTCATCTGAAGGCCCGATGGATGAAAATATCATGTGGGGTCGTCCAGGCGCTGTTGATAAAGGCGATATTATGATCAAACTCAACATCACTGTTGCCGCTGGTACTAACCGTGAGCGTAAAGGTCCATTGTCTGCCCACTTGGCAACAGATACAATTACTGAAGAAATTCGGGAAGCTTTAAAAGAAGCGGATGCAGGTTTAGTTGACCATAGTGAAGAATTTGTTCAAAAACGTCACCCAAGTCAAAAACGCGTACTTATCGTTAAGGAAATCATGGGCCAGGGTGCAATGCATGATAACTTAATCATGCCAGTAGAACCTGCTGGAACTCTGGGAGCAAAACCAAACGTTGACCTTGGTAATGTTCCGGTAGTTTTAGCGCCAACTGAGCTTTTAGATGGCGGAATTCATGCTTTAACTTGTATTGGACCTGCTTCTAAGGAAACGACACGCCACTATTGGAGAGAACCTCTAGTAGAAGAAGCTATGCATAACGAAGACATCGATTTAGTAGGTGTTGCTTTAGTCGGTTCTCCCCAGGAAAACACCCAAAAATCCTACGTTTCAAAACGTCTTGGAATGATGGTTGAAGCGATGAACCTTGATGGTGCAATTATTACAACTGAAGGTTTTGGTAATAATCATATTGACTTCGGATTCCACCATGAAGAAATTGGTAAACGCGGTGTTGCTGTCGTTGGGGTTACTTTCTCAGCTGTCCAAGGCCAATTAGTCACTGGTAACAAATATATGGATGCAATGGTTGACAATAATAAGTCGCGTCAGGGAATTGAAAACGAAGTTCTCTCAAACAACACCTTGTGTCCTGAAGAAGCTGTCCGGGCTCTAGCAATGCTGGAAACCAAAATGGCTGGTGGAACGATTAAGAAACCAGAACGTCAATGGAATCCAAATGTTAAACAAAATAACATTGAAGTGATTGAAAAACAGACGGGCCAAAAGATTCATCTGGTTCAAAATGAGCAATCTCTGCCAATGAGCAAAAAACGGCGTGAAATTTACGAAAAAGCCGAAGGTTAA